One Falco biarmicus isolate bFalBia1 chromosome 9, bFalBia1.pri, whole genome shotgun sequence genomic region harbors:
- the UROS gene encoding uroporphyrinogen-III synthase — protein sequence MKVLLLKDPKDKDSGPDPYIEELGLYNFETTLIPVLSFEFISLESLFEKLSHPECYGGLVFTSPRALEAIKMCLKKNSKNEAWSKSLKLRWNTKPAYVVGRATASLVEEIGLTPQGEKSGNAEKLAEYICSREKPNSSALLFPCGALKREVLPTVLKEKGIPLESLTVYQTTQHTDLQESLSSYFSQQGIPACIVFFSPSGVKFCLQHIQKLSGDFISHIKFAAIGPTTAEAMEAAGIPVSCTAESPTPQDLAAGIQKALHRQKRCVPE from the exons ATGAAGGTTCTGTTGCTGAAGGATCCCAAAGACAAAGATTCAGGACCAGATCCCTATATTGAA gagttaGGATTATACAACTTTGAAACGACTTTGATTCCAGTTTTGTCATTTGAATTCATATCTCTTGAAAGCTTATTTGAAAAG CTTTCTCATCCAGAATGTTATGGAGGCCTAGTTTTTACCAGTCCAAGAGCTTTAGAAGCCATCaagatgtgtttaaaaaagaatagtAAAAATGAAG ccTGGTCAAAATCTCTTAAACTAAGGTGGAATACCAAACCTGCGTATGTGGTAGGAAGAGCTACAGCTTCCTTAG TGGAAGAAATTGGCCTTACTCCACAAGGAGAAAAGTCTGGAAACGCTGAAAAATTAGCTGAATATATTTGCTCAA GAGAGAAACCTAATTCCTcagctcttctttttccttgtggAGCCCTGAAAAGAGAAGTACTTCCTACAGTACTTAAAGAAAAAG GTATACCTCTGGAAAGCCTTACCGTTTATCAAACAACGCAACACACTGATCTGCAAGAATCTTTGAGCAGTTACTTCTCGCAACAG GGAATTCCAGCATGTATCGTGTTCTTCAGTCCATCTGGTGTCAAGTTTTGCCTCCAGCACATTCAGAAGCTTTCAGGGGATTTTATCAGCCATATCAAG TTTGCTGCTATCGGTCCAACGACAGCTGAAGCCATGGAAGCAGCAGGAATCCCTGTGAGCTGCACTGCAGAGAGTCCGACTCCACAGGACCTCGCCGCTGGGATCCAAAAAGCACTTCACAGACAGAAACGCTGTGTGCCTGAATAA